CGGGGATAAACAATAACAGAACGAGAAAGAGAATGTTTTTACCGGACATTTGTTACCTAAATTCTAGGGGATCAATGAAAATAGTTGGTTGTGAGTTGTTGGTTGATAGTTGATAGTTGATGGTTGATGGTTGATAGTTGGAGCGTTGACGGTTAACAGTCAACAGTTATCCACTAACCACTAACATTGTACAGACGCGATTAATCGCGTCTCTACCACCATCCACTTCCAAAGACTAGACTCTAGGATACTCTCTACCCTGCGGTAGAACGGCTTAGAGATTCTACTGTTTGCACTTTTTGGCTAGATATGTAAAATGAAATTGCAATTTGTGCAGCTTTGGCAATCTTTCGTTACAAATCTATCAATTTAAGCCCGAATACTACACCAAAAATGGGGTTTAATATATTAAAAGACAATTAAGTTTTTTCGGGCTGCAAACCAAATAACCCGTTAACTAAGGCTTTTGACAATGGATAATTCATTCATGCCTGCGGTTCGGCTGAAGTTTGAGAAAGCAGATGACCCGCAAGACTAAAGCAAGATGTGAAAAATTAGCAAGTTTTCTCATAGTTGTTTATACCGAGCGAAGCCAAGATGGCGCGGTAACGATTTTTGCATAGATATTCGATAGCACAATTGTAATTTTTAGTGATTCAGGATAAAGATACATGACTTCAGCTGCTGAAATGCCGGCTAGTGCTGGCTCATCGATGTCAAACGAAAGTACTGCATACACCCAGCAACCCGACCCGTTGAGAACGGCTAGCGGTGTTTACGTAGCTGTACACGGTCATTTTTACCAACCGCCACGGGAAAACCCTTATTTGGATGCGATTGAGCGCCAACCTGGAGCCGCACCTTTCCATGACTGGAATGAGCGGATTCACTGGGAATGTTACCGCCCAAATGCCTTTGCCAGAGTGTTAAACAACCGAGGTGAAGTGCTGGGGATCGTGAATAATTACGAGTATTTCAGCTTTAATATTGGACCTACGTTGATGTCGTGGCTAGAACGCCATGATGTGGAGGTTTATCAACGGATTTTAGAGGCAGATCGGAAAAGTTGCGATCGCCTAAACGGTCATGGCAATGCGATCGCGCAAGTATACAATCACATCATCATGCCTCTCGCCAACGACCGCGACAAACAAACCCAAATCCATTGGGGTAAAGAAGACTTCCGATCCCGCTTTGGACGCGATCCCGAAGGTATGTGGCTAGCGGAAGCTGCCGTAGACTACGCAACTCTAGAAGCTTTAGTTGCTGAAGGCATTCGCTTTATCGTCCTCGCACCTTCTCAAGCACAACGTTGTCGTCCTTTACCAAATAACAAGAATCCGCACCCGGAATGGCACGAAGTCGGCGGCGCTCAAATTGATTCTACCCGCCCATATCGTTGTTATTTGAAAGTAGAGACGCGATTAATCGCGTCTGTACAGGAGGGGGAAAATGACGATCGCCCATACATTGATATCTTTTTCTACGATGGTCCGATATCGCGGGATATGGGTTTTAGTGATGTGGTTTACAATTCCAGTCACTTTACAGGACGCATCGGTTCAGCGGTGCGCGGGGATCATCGTCCAGCACAGTTGATTTCTGTAGCGACGGATGGGGAAACCTTTGGACATCACAAGAAAGGAACTGAGAAAACTCTCGCTTACGCATTCATCGAAGAATTTCCCCGTCAAGGTTGGACAGTAACGAACTTTGCCCACTACCTCAGCTTAGAAGCGCCGACTTGGGAAGTCGAATTAAAGCCTGTCACGGCATGGAGTTGCGCCCACGGTGTCGATAGATGGCAAGATGATTGCGGTTGTGGTGGTGAAGGTGGAGTATGGCATCAAAAATGGCGGCGTCCGTTGCGAGATGCTTTAAATTGGCTGCGCGATCGCTTAATTGAGGTGTATGACGAATATGGCAGACAGCTTTTTAGCGATCCCTGGCAAGCGAGAAATGAATATATCGAGGTGATGCGCGATCGCTCTCCAGCGAATATTAACAAATTCCTCAACCGCCATCAAACTCACAAACTAACAGCCGCCGAACAAGTAGACGCATTACGACTTTTAGAAATGCAGCGTCATGCTTTGCTGATGTTCACCAGTTGCGGTTGGTTTTTTGAAGAAATTTCCCGCCCAGAGGGAACGCAGATTATGCGCTATGCGGCGCGGGCGATGGAATTGGCGGGAGATGTGGCGGGTGTACAGTTAGAAAAAGGCTTTGTCAAACGCCTTGGTTTAGCCCCCAGTAATGTTGATATATTCAAGCATGGTGGGGAAATTTATCGCCAATTGGTGCTAACGGCGCAAGTGGGTTTTAAGCAAGTTGCCGCACATTACGCGATTACTTCATTATTTGGGAATGGCGATCGCAAACCGACAGAAACCCATAATTCTGCAAGTAAGCTGCCGCATCCTTACCAAAAGCGAGTTTATTGCTACACCGCAAATGAGTTAGATTACCAAATGCAACGCCTGGGATCGCTAACTTTGGCAATGGGACAAGTAAAGCTAGTGTCAGAAATTACTTGGGAAAGCGAACATTTAGTTTTTGCTGTGCTGCATTTAGGAGGCTGGGATTTTCATTGCTGCATTCAACCGTTTGAGGGCAGACGTAGTTACAGCCAGTTAAAAGAAAAGCTGTTTGCAGCGCTAGAACAAGCGAGTGCGGCGCATACAATCTTGGCGATGACGCAGTTGTTTGGCGAGGAGCCTTTCAACTTGCAGAATTTATTCGCTGAGGAACGCCATCGAATTATGCGGTTGTTGAGTCAGGAAACACTGACACGTTTAAATGAGCTTTATACTCAAACGTACCGGGATAATTACGGAGTGATGATGGCATTCCACCGGGATCAACTGGAAGTACCGCAAGAGTTGCAGGTAGCAGCAGAGATTGCCTTAGGGCATCGGTGTATGATGACATTGCGATCGCTTGAGCAAGACATCGCCGAGCCGCAACAAAGCGCGAATCATCTGGTAGAATTGGAGGCGATCGCCAAAGAAGCAAAACATCTGCATTGTCGGTTGAACATTCACGACGGCAAGGTGATGTTAGAGCAATTGATTTTGCGATCGCTTTGGCAATTATTGCACGATCCCAACGGCACATTCGATGCAGATATCCAACGCTTGGAAAGGTTGATAGATATCGGCTATCAGATGAACATCGGCATCTCTCTGGAGCGATCCCAGGAATTATACTTTAGCTGTCTGCACAGTCAAATATTACCGCATTGTGCGGCTGCGGTGGCTAGTGGGAAAGATACTCATCAGTGTCGGCATTTGTTGAAGTTGGGACAAAAGTTAGCTGTTGATGTTAGTCCTTGGTTGGGTCAATTAGGATAATCTGCTATATAAATCCTAGACTTGTCTAGACATTTACTTCTTACTTCAACGGGAGCATGGGAGCGGCTATCCCTCAGCAAGCTTTCACGCTTTAGCCAAACGTGATACGCCAGGTGCTTTAACGCGGGGGAACCCGCGCAACGCACTGGCTCAAATTTATCGCGGCGTTTAAATCTCTATCTATGGAATAACCACAACTGCTACAGTTATAAGTTCTTTCCTTTAGTGGCATATCCTGGATATGTCCACAATTAGAACAGGTTTTACTAGACGGGAACCAACGACTAGCTATTATGATTTCACAGCCAAACTTCTTAGCTTTGTATTCCAACTGGCGCTTAAACTCATGAAACCCACAATCAGCAATTACTTGAGCCAACTTGTGATTCGCTAGCATCCCGGAAATATCTAAATCTTCTACTACAATATAAGCGTGGTTTTTGCATAAGTAAGTAGTGATTTGATGGATCGTATTATTTCTGAGATTCGCTACCTTGGCATGATGTTTTGCTAGTTGAATTTTACATGATTGTCTATTGTTTGAACCTTTACTTTTTCTGGCAAAATTTCGTGATAATCGGCGAAGCTTATCAAGGTGCGTCTTGTAATGTTTAGGGTTAGGAAACACAACTCCAGTAGAGAGTGTAGCCAATTCATTAACACCTAAATCAACGCCGACAACATCGTGTTGCTTTACAGTTGGTTCATGATTTTGTTCATACGCAAAAGCAATAAACCAACTGTCAGCCGTGCGAGATATTGTGATTGATTTACAAGTGGTATGAGGCAAACCTTCATAGGTTTTCACCCATCCAATGGTCGGGAGTTTAATTGACCTACCACCTACTGGAATAGGTTTGCCACCAGCATCAATAGTAAAAGAGTCGTGGTGTCCTTTTTTCTTGAAATTAGGATAACCACCTTGACCACTAAAGAAGTTAGAGAAAGCATCACCTAAATTATCAAAAGCATATTGAGTTATTTTCTGACAAATCCCTTTTTCTTTAATCCATGTAAACTCAGGTTTTACGTGATTGTTAAAGAATTTCTTCAGAATGTATTTGTTAGGCTTTAATCCATATGAATAAAGTTCTTTCCAAGTAGCCAGTCCCCAGTTATAGGTAAAGCGGGCAATGCCTGCATGTTTACTCATCACTGTTTCTTGACTTTTACTTAGTTTTAACTTTGTCTTGATGGATAAAAGCATGGTTACTGAGTTTGTCGAAGTATTGATTCGACCTTCAATCTGTGCTACTAATGTTAATATACTAACATATAATTCCTAAGTTAATGCCATTCCAGAAAAATAATAAATTAGGTGCGTTACCTTTTAATGATGAGCCTTTTGACGCATCGCCTGTGTGTTTTAAAGTAAAAAAAGGTGTTAAGGACAAACTAAAAGCCGTCCCTAACTGGCAGGAACGACTTAGAGAGTTTGTTGATAATCTGATTGAGGGTGTAGACGAATAGTTGTCAATAATAGTCTAGGCTTATCTATGTTATTGCTGGCTTAGGACTAACTCACGCACTCGTAGCAGAAGCGCAAAGGAAGAGGGGGATAAGAGGACAAGGGAGAAATTTCTGTATCTTCCTTGTCTCCCCCACTCTTGTAGAGACGCGATTAATCGCGTCTCTACTCCTCCACTCCCCTAGTTAAATGTGATGGTGGATACTTTTTGAAGACGCTTTGCGATCGCAATGGTAGGGATAAAGCCACTCACATTTGAAGAGTCCGTGGCTGTATTTTTCAAAAACAGTACCGGCATGTATTCCTGGTGCTAAATCAATTCCGGCTTTTGTTTTGATTTCGTATAGCTTGGGAAAAGCTGCTATTAAAACAGCTATAACCGCGAAAAAGCAAAAGAAAAGAGTTGTAACTTTGGGAACTTTTTGGGAGTTACTGTTAAGGTTTTTAGACATATTGCCAAGAAACTAACAGTCAATATTATCTTATAAATCAAAATGTCGCCGAAAGCGGTGAACTATTTTGTCTGTTTTTTCAAGGTTGCAGGTAAAGTAGAGAGTTTGTAAGTTACTGATGTCATTTTGACCACCACGGGCGAGGGGGATGATATGGTCAATAGTGAGATTAGTTTCGTCATTTGTACCACAACTTTGACACTGATATTTGTCGCGTTGAAATACATATTTCCTCACCTCTAGAGGGATGCGAATGCGAGGAGTTTTACTCATGTGCTGACTTCGTTTATCATGCGGCGGATGTCATCAAGTGGTGATTCGGTTTGAGTGATTTCGGGTTCATCTGGAGAGAATTCTATAGTAAAGTTAATTTTAGCTTTTTCAATTGTATTAGGAAAAAACTCTATAAAAGTTTGAGTTCTAAGTTTTCCTTTTTGCCAACTTTTAGCACCAAGTCTGAGAATTTCACATTCTTTACCCTCTTTTGGTGAACTTAAATTAATAGTTAAATCACATTGTCCAAAAGATGTATTTTTTAAAGTAAAAATTCTTTCTACTGTACCAGCATGTTGGTCTTGTTTCCCATAAAGATTTATTATTTTTTGCCTAAATTCATTTTCAAAATTATCCTTTAATTGAGCAAATTTCAATAATTTTCCATTCAATGACACAACATCATCCTCATTACATTCTAGAACTTTAAATTTATTGTTCATATTAATTTATTTTTTTTAATTTACCTAAAAATATTTCAAAAGTTGCCTTCGTTAGCCATGCGACGGATGTCATCAAGGGGTGATTCCGGTTCGATAATTTCTTCCTCTTCTACATAAAACTCGAGGGTGATATTAATTTTCACCTTTCCTTTTTTCCAAGCTTTAGAACCGAGATTTAAAAGTTCACAATCTATCCCTTCGTTAAACCACGCTTCATCACTTGACTTAGGATGCAATTTTTGCATATTTAAATGGATACTTTGAGAAGTTAGTTGCTCAATAAATTTCCTTCCTACTGATGAATTAAACGATGCATTTACTGCTTTTTTAAATCTGTTAACTTTGAATGTATCATTTGCCAAAGCCAAAACATCATTATCATTACACTCTAACCGCTTAAATCCATCTTCCATATAAATCTCTATTGTTTCGATTGTCTGACAACTATACTCAATAATTGTATTCGCATCGAATATAATTCGTCACTATATAGACAAAACGCCCTCAGAATAGAATTCTGGGGCTATACAAACAAAGTCCGCATGACAAGGACTTGAAAAAACTACAACTTACTCATAATTTAACTTCGTTTATCATGCGACGGATGTCATCAAGTGGTGATTCGGGTTCGGTGATTTCTGGTGCTTCTTCAATTTCCGGTTCATCAGGACAAAATTCTACGCTAACTCTGATTTTAATTTTTCCTTTTTGCCAACCTTTAGCTCCTATCTTCAGTATTTCACAATCAATGCCGTCGCCCAACCAGTCTTTTTGATGCGTATAAAATTTTAATCCAGCATTTGTTAATACATCATTTAATGCTTTTTGTAGCGAATCTCTAAATGCTCGTTTTATCGTTTCTCTAAGTCTACCGACTTTAAACATTGCATCAGCAGAAGAAGAGCAAACATCATCATCGCCGTAATTTGGTAAAAAAGAGTTGTCGTGCATTTTAAGTTTTCTTTTAAAAATTATTTTAACAACTATACTCAACAATTATATTCGCATAAAATATAAATCGTCACTACATCGGCGAAATGCCCTCAGAATAGAATTCTGGGGCTATACAAACAAAGTCCGCCTGCGCGGACTTGAAAAAACTACAATTTACTCATGATTAAACTTGATTTTTCATGTAAGGTTAGCAATTACCTCCCGTGAAGACTCTACCAAAATATCTTCCAACTGATTCGCCAAATAATAAAAAGCCTCTACTAAAATAGCAATTAATGGTGCAGTCGCATTGCGAGGATGAGTCAAAGTTGCGCGTCGATAAGCATTGCTCACAGAAAAGGTATGTAACAACTCATCTAAACGGTGAGTCATGCGTAATTGTAATTGACGAAAATCATCTTCAAAAGCATCACAAGCGTTATTAACTACGTTATTTACTTCTTCTGTGATATGCTGGCGAAAATCATTGCCAACTTGCTGTAGTTGCTGATTGAGGCGTTGTAATTCCTGCGCTTTCATCGCCTCAATTTCTCGCGGTTGACTATCTAACTCTCGCTGTATAAATTGGTAATGTTTTTTGAGTTTGATACAAACATCTTCCAAATCGTTAGCTAGATTTTTGAATAGTAACGGACGCTTTTCTTCAGTAAGATAGCGAGTAATGGCTGTTCTAAATCCTTCAATACCGCTATCTTGAATTAACTGATTAATTAATGGTGTTCCCTGTTCATTAAGAATCCTAACATAGTTTTGAATTGGCGAATTGTTATCAACGTAAATAGAAAAGTTACTACCAGATAGCTTGCCAGAAATACAGTATCGAAGAAATTCATTGATGAATTGCGGTGTTTCCCCGTTTCTATTAACAAAAATAGAATCTAAACCAAATCTATCTTGTACGCTTGTCTGTTTAATTTGACTGCCGTAAAATCCTAATAAAGCACTGGTTTTATAAACTCTAGTTGTATCTCGAAACTGCCCATTAATCAAATCATCCAATCTTTGCCTTAACTGGTTGTTGTACCAAGTTTCATCAATGCGGTTGAAAATATAAAATACGCGATCGCGAATTCCCCCATTCCCCCGCATCGTTTCCAAAAGTTCCGTTTCTTCCTTCGTCATATCACCAGCTGAAGCCGATTTCAGCACACACACCACCGCAGATGTATCAGGATGTTGAATTTTCGCGTAAGTTAACTGTGCATCCTTCTGAACTGGTGCATCAATTCCCGGTGTGTCGATAATCACATTTCCATCCTGCAACAAAGGATGATGACAATAATATTCAATG
The window above is part of the Tolypothrix sp. NIES-4075 genome. Proteins encoded here:
- a CDS encoding KGK domain-containing protein translates to MEDGFKRLECNDNDVLALANDTFKVNRFKKAVNASFNSSVGRKFIEQLTSQSIHLNMQKLHPKSSDEAWFNEGIDCELLNLGSKAWKKGKVKINITLEFYVEEEEIIEPESPLDDIRRMANEGNF
- a CDS encoding HNH endonuclease translates to MSKTPRIRIPLEVRKYVFQRDKYQCQSCGTNDETNLTIDHIIPLARGGQNDISNLQTLYFTCNLEKTDKIVHRFRRHFDL
- a CDS encoding DUF3536 domain-containing protein, which translates into the protein MTSAAEMPASAGSSMSNESTAYTQQPDPLRTASGVYVAVHGHFYQPPRENPYLDAIERQPGAAPFHDWNERIHWECYRPNAFARVLNNRGEVLGIVNNYEYFSFNIGPTLMSWLERHDVEVYQRILEADRKSCDRLNGHGNAIAQVYNHIIMPLANDRDKQTQIHWGKEDFRSRFGRDPEGMWLAEAAVDYATLEALVAEGIRFIVLAPSQAQRCRPLPNNKNPHPEWHEVGGAQIDSTRPYRCYLKVETRLIASVQEGENDDRPYIDIFFYDGPISRDMGFSDVVYNSSHFTGRIGSAVRGDHRPAQLISVATDGETFGHHKKGTEKTLAYAFIEEFPRQGWTVTNFAHYLSLEAPTWEVELKPVTAWSCAHGVDRWQDDCGCGGEGGVWHQKWRRPLRDALNWLRDRLIEVYDEYGRQLFSDPWQARNEYIEVMRDRSPANINKFLNRHQTHKLTAAEQVDALRLLEMQRHALLMFTSCGWFFEEISRPEGTQIMRYAARAMELAGDVAGVQLEKGFVKRLGLAPSNVDIFKHGGEIYRQLVLTAQVGFKQVAAHYAITSLFGNGDRKPTETHNSASKLPHPYQKRVYCYTANELDYQMQRLGSLTLAMGQVKLVSEITWESEHLVFAVLHLGGWDFHCCIQPFEGRRSYSQLKEKLFAALEQASAAHTILAMTQLFGEEPFNLQNLFAEERHRIMRLLSQETLTRLNELYTQTYRDNYGVMMAFHRDQLEVPQELQVAAEIALGHRCMMTLRSLEQDIAEPQQSANHLVELEAIAKEAKHLHCRLNIHDGKVMLEQLILRSLWQLLHDPNGTFDADIQRLERLIDIGYQMNIGISLERSQELYFSCLHSQILPHCAAAVASGKDTHQCRHLLKLGQKLAVDVSPWLGQLG
- a CDS encoding RNA-guided endonuclease InsQ/TnpB family protein, with the protein product MLLSIKTKLKLSKSQETVMSKHAGIARFTYNWGLATWKELYSYGLKPNKYILKKFFNNHVKPEFTWIKEKGICQKITQYAFDNLGDAFSNFFSGQGGYPNFKKKGHHDSFTIDAGGKPIPVGGRSIKLPTIGWVKTYEGLPHTTCKSITISRTADSWFIAFAYEQNHEPTVKQHDVVGVDLGVNELATLSTGVVFPNPKHYKTHLDKLRRLSRNFARKSKGSNNRQSCKIQLAKHHAKVANLRNNTIHQITTYLCKNHAYIVVEDLDISGMLANHKLAQVIADCGFHEFKRQLEYKAKKFGCEIIIASRWFPSSKTCSNCGHIQDMPLKERTYNCSSCGYSIDRDLNAAINLSQCVARVPPR
- a CDS encoding KGK domain-containing protein — translated: MHDNSFLPNYGDDDVCSSSADAMFKVGRLRETIKRAFRDSLQKALNDVLTNAGLKFYTHQKDWLGDGIDCEILKIGAKGWQKGKIKIRVSVEFCPDEPEIEEAPEITEPESPLDDIRRMINEVKL
- a CDS encoding KGK domain-containing protein, whose product is MNNKFKVLECNEDDVVSLNGKLLKFAQLKDNFENEFRQKIINLYGKQDQHAGTVERIFTLKNTSFGQCDLTINLSSPKEGKECEILRLGAKSWQKGKLRTQTFIEFFPNTIEKAKINFTIEFSPDEPEITQTESPLDDIRRMINEVST